The following coding sequences are from one Diabrotica virgifera virgifera chromosome 2, PGI_DIABVI_V3a window:
- the LOC126880256 gene encoding uncharacterized protein LOC126880256 — protein sequence MQTDRRQNKRIREQKRQNDLEAKSIKRENDIVRYREYYNNNLKLENSTIAHEKLKFIESLKNMPCFNCTCCENLFFEHTVLKFDENKVFCVPNYENVIINDITTPYMCRTCYKYVLKGQVPKLSTANGLKFVDIPTSLKTLSSLEERIVSPIVCFLQIRPLKYYAINPQVGLKDSVVNILVEITDMVQVVLPHKINETMTVQVKLKRHVDHKTDYMFETIRPAAICDALKYLIKTPLYIKHDIKVDEKYFEQYENDYSKTIDFVIHRDVHEDEKNDSASEDDDHSDIENDILDTEINDEVLLIDENIVQNDNIKIIAPGQGKVPMPWHLVQDIDELCFPKIFGGFPFNGNNISYSDRIKSEIRRKDRRSCTAHRILFTTSKKTELAISAIIEKVLRKTLNNQNITVTNALNPEYIKSLFKINEGYPFLRPIRASPAYWELKKKDLLALIRQLGRPTLFLTLSAIETIWIELLQCLSKLVDSKTLSVYETANLSTNEKTRFIKEDPVTCARYFDYKIAKMMLYLKSKNSIFKNHPIEDSYQRVEFQMRGSPHEHILLWLKNPPKYDPNNSESIDECIKFIDEYITCKYRENDPYIKLQFHNHPHTCYKKRAKKYADLIFQNP from the coding sequence AATATGCCATGCTTCAACTGCACATGTtgcgaaaatttattttttgagcaCACCGTTTTAAAATTCGACGAAAACAAAGTTTTTTGTGTACCTAATTATGAAAATGTAATAATTAATGATATTACTACTCCCTATATGTGCAGAACATGTTACAAGTACGTCTTGAAAGGGCAAGTGCCGAAATTATCTACTGCAAATGGTTTAAAGTTTGTAGACATCCCAACAAGTTTAAAAACATTGTCATCGTTGGAAGAGAGAATTGTTTCTCCTATCGTATGCTTTTTACAAATTCGACCCCTAAAATATTATGCAATAAATCCTCAAGTAGGTTTAAAAGACAGTGTAGTAAATATACTTGTCGAAATTACAGATATGGTGCAAGTTGTTTTACCTCATAAAATAAATGAAACGATGACTGTGCAAGTAAAATTAAAAAGACATGTAGATCATAAAACTGATTACATGTTTGAAACAATTAGGCCTGCGGCTATTTGTGACgcgttaaaatatttaataaaaactcCGCTTTACATAAAACATGATATCAAAGTTGATGAAAAATACTTTGAGCAATACGAGAATGATTATTCTAAAACAATTGATTTTGTCATACACAGAGATGTTCATGAAGACGAAAAAAATGATTCAGCATCCGAAGACGATGATCATTCGGATATCGAAAATGATATTCTTGACACGGAAATCAATGATGAAGTATTACTAATAGATGAAAATATAGTTCAAAATGATAATATCAAAATTATAGCCCCGGGACAAGGCAAAGTACCTATGCCCTGGCATTTAGTACAGGATATAGATGAATTATGTTTTCCAAAAATATTTGGAGGTTTTCCCTTCAACGGTAATAATATTTCATATTCTGACCGAATTAAGTCAGAAATCAGAAGAAAAGATCGCAGATCCTGTACTGCGCATAGAATTTTATTTACAACTTCTAAAAAAACAGAATTAGCTATAAGTGCTATAATCGAAAAAGTATTACGAAAAACGTTAAACAATCAAAATATAACCGTTACAAATGCTTTAAATCCCGAATACATAAAAAGCTTATTCAAAATTAACGAGGGTTATCCATTTTTAAGACCTATTAGAGCATCCCCTGCTTATTGggaattaaagaaaaaagatctTCTGGCATTGATAAGGCAACTCGGAAGACCAACACTATTTTTAACATTGAGTGCAATTGAAACTATTTGGATAGAATTATTACAATGTTTATCGAAATTAGTAGATTCCAAAACATTAAGTGTGTACGAAACAGCTAACTTAAGTACAAATGAAAAAACTAGATTTATAAAAGAAGACCCGGTCACATGTGCAAGATATTTTGActataaaattgcaaaaatgatgctgtatttaaaaagcAAAAACTCTATCTTTAAGAACCATCCAATTGAAGATAGTTATCAACGTGTAGAATTTCAAATGAGAGGTTCTCCACATGAACATATTCTATTGTGGCTGAAAAATCCACCAAAATATGATCCGAATAATTCAGAATCCATTGATGAATGTATAAAATTTATTGATGAATATATAACATGCAAATATAGAGAAAATGATCCGTATATAAAATTGCAATTCCACAATCACCCGCATACGTGTTAtaaaaaaagggcaaaaaaaTATGCAGATTTAATTTTCCAAAACCCGTAA